A part of Aegilops tauschii subsp. strangulata cultivar AL8/78 chromosome 2, Aet v6.0, whole genome shotgun sequence genomic DNA contains:
- the LOC109778866 gene encoding small ribosomal subunit protein uS15z — MGRMHSNGKGMSSSVIPYKREAPAWVKTSAPDVEEIIVRAAKKGQLPSQIGALLRDGYGIPLSKAVTGAKIVRLLKARGLAPEMPEDLYFLIKKAVAIRKHLERNRSDVDAKFRLILVESRVHRLTRYYRLTKKMPAAWKYESTTASTLVA; from the coding sequence ATGGGACGCATGCACAGCAACGGGAAGGGCATGTCGTCCTCGGTGATCCCCTACAAGCGGGAGGCCCCGGCCTGGGTCAAGACGTCCGCGCCGGACGTGGAGGAGATCATCGTCCGCGCCGCCAAGAAGGGTCAGCTGCCGTCGCAGATCGGCGCCCTGCTCCGCGACGGCTACGGCATCCCGCTGTCCAAGGCCGTCACCGGCGCCAAGATCGTGCGCCTCCTCAAGGCCCGCGGGCTGGCGCCGGAGATGCCCGAGGACCTCTACTTCCTCATCAAGAAGGCCGTCGCGATCAGGAAGCACCTGGAGAGGAACAGGTCGGACGTGGACGCCAAGTTCCGCCTCATCCTCGTCGAGAGCCGGGTCCACCGCCTCACCCGCTACTACCGCCTCACCAAGAAGATGCCCGCCGCCTGGAAGTACGAGTCCACCACCGCGAGCACTCTCGTCGCCTGA